A single Zootoca vivipara chromosome 1, rZooViv1.1, whole genome shotgun sequence DNA region contains:
- the TPH1 gene encoding tryptophan 5-hydroxylase 1, whose product MYTSRMEVPRRGRSFDSMNTSFGENQLNNVVGNLSSLAILNEIHKSNYTMNDDNKVNEDNVSERGRAAVIFSLKNEVGGLVKALKLFQEKHVNLVHIESRKSRRRNSEFEIFVDCDSNREQLEEIFHLLKSHANVVSVNQTDNFLVQEDDMENIPWFPKKISDLDKCANRVLMYGSDLDADHPGFKDNVYRKRRKYFADLAMNYKHGDPIPKVEFTEEEIRTWGTVFRELHKLYPTHACREYLKNLPLLAKYCGYREDNIPQLEDVSRFLKERTGFTIRPVAGYLSPRDFLAGLAFRVFHCTQYVRHSSDPLYTPEPDTCHELLGHVPLLAEPSFAQFSQEIGLASLGASDEAVQKLATCYFFTVEFGLCKQEGRLRAYGAGLLSSISELKHALSGNARVKPFDPSVTCKQECMITTFQEVYFISESFEDAKEKMREFAKTIRRPFGVNYNPYTQSVQILKDTRSIATVVNELRHELDIVSDALTKMGKQLGI is encoded by the exons ATGTACACCAGCAGAATGGAGGTTCCCAGGAGGGGGCGATCCTTCGACTCCATGAACACCAGCTTCGGCGAGAATCAGCTCAACAACGTGGTAGGCAACCTCTCCTCTTTGGCCATCCTCAACGAG ATCCACAAGTCCAACTACACGATGAATGATGACAACAAAGTGAATGAAGACAATGTATCTGAAAGGGGGAGAGCTGCcgtcattttttctttaaaaaacgaaGTTGGAGGGCTTGTGAAAGCCCTAAAGCTCTTTCAG GAAAAACATGTGAACCTGGTGCACATAGAATCTCGAAAATCCAGGAGACGAAATTCAGAGTTTGAGATCTTTGTAGATTGTGACAGTAACAGGGAACAGCTTGAGGAGATCTTCCATCTCTTGAAATCCCATGCCAATGTGGTATCCGTGAACCAGACAGACAATTTCCTCGTACAGGAAGATG ATATGGAAAATATCCCCTGGTTCCCTAAGAAGATCTCGGATTTGGATAAATGTGCAAATCGTGTTCTTATGTATGGTTCTGATCTGGATGCAGACCATCCA GGTTTCAAAGACAATGTTTATCGCAAGAGACGGAAGTATTTTGCAGACCTGGCCATGAACTACAAACA TGGTGACCCAATTCCAAAAGTTGAATTCACCGAGGAGGAGATCAGGACTTGGGGCACAGTATTCCGAGAACTGCATAAACTCTACCCAACCCATGCTTGCAGAGAATATCTTAAAAACCTGCCTTTGCTAGCCAAGTACTGTGGGTACAGAGAAGACAACATCCCCCAGCTGGAAGATGTGTCACGTTTTCTAAAAG AGCGCACTGGATTTACTATCCGCCCAGTTGCCGGATACCTCTCACCCAGAGATTTCTTGGCGGGTTTAGCCTTCAGAGTATTCCACTGCACTCAGTATGTTCGACACAGTTCTGACCCGCTTTACACTCCAGAACC TGATACCTGCCATGAGCTTTTGGGCCATGTACCTCTTCTTGCTGAACCTAGTTTTGCCCAATTCTCTCAGGAAATTGGCTTGGCTTCCCTTGGGGCATCTGATGAAGCTGTTCAGAAGCTGGCAACT TGCTACTTCTTCACAGTAGAATTTGGCTTATGTAAGCAAGAAGGCCGGCTAAGAGCCTATGGAGCCGGTTTACTCTCTTCTATCAGTGAACTGAAA CATGCACTGTCTGGAAATGCCAGAGTCAAGCCCTTTGACCCCAGTGTCACCTGCAAGCAAGAATGCATGATTACAACATTCCAAGAAGTTTACTTTAtttctgaaagctttgaagaTGCAAAAGAAAAGATGAG AGAGTTTGCAAAGACAATCAGGCGCCCCTTTGGAGTGAATTACAACCCGTATACACAAAGCGTTCAGATCCTGAAAGACACAAGGAGCATTGCTACTGTGGTGAATGAGCTACGCCACGAACTGGACATTGTCAGTGATGCCCTGACCAAGATGGGCAAGCAGCTGGGAATTTAA